A single genomic interval of Candidatus Syntrophosphaera sp. harbors:
- a CDS encoding PBP1A family penicillin-binding protein, producing MKKKHKRITGKLLLWAGVAFCVLFGVFIGAFWFYQDDLPPTAELKNYTLSSGSEVYDKDGRMIYLFAFEKRKLVSLKELPPHLVDALLVTEDKRFYSHFGIDPISLARAFLVDIKHLGFSQGASTITQQMARNMFLTLDKKVSRKMREAILALRIESSFTKDEILEIYFNKIFWGVQNHGVETASLYYFDKHARDLSIPEAAMIVGMIQRPNYYDPNKHPERALGRRDYVLERLYKAGKISEAEYTAALATPVNSQQGSSYSRFASDYFIEHIRLYLEHKYGTEKLFEGGLKIYTTIDSELSSAADSIMNAYLTRNETNGRYPNRFSQVPKNSHDIDTKYIQGCLLMIDNKNGHVRAMIGGRSFAHSKYNRMTQAKRQPGSSIKPVYYTVAVEQGYTPATVINDAPISFGNWTPQNYNRSYNGLTRMRVALQWSYNVWAVKCAQDIGLNSLTDAFQRFGLKVRAENLTAALGSHEVTPIDMVTGFTAFPNGGMRVTPVFITRVEDAKGKILERNSTQKHKVCSPEVAYIMTSMLETVTNTGTGGGSRNGYIWPNAGKTGTSQNYNDSWFIGFNKAYTMGIWTGFDNSRTRAGTAHAASIWGPIMTRAIKLDNKGRTPAADDPRYSFSMPPKIVKQNINPRTGFSVSSGGIPEVFIEGTEPPAVGDSLQYNFSPTSYGYQDL from the coding sequence ATGAAAAAGAAACATAAAAGGATAACCGGCAAACTGCTGCTCTGGGCAGGAGTGGCTTTCTGCGTCCTCTTCGGAGTGTTCATCGGCGCCTTCTGGTTCTACCAGGATGATCTGCCGCCGACAGCCGAACTGAAGAATTACACCCTTAGCTCGGGCAGCGAAGTATACGACAAAGATGGCAGGATGATCTACCTCTTTGCCTTCGAGAAACGCAAACTGGTTTCCCTGAAAGAACTGCCGCCGCATCTGGTCGACGCTTTGCTGGTTACGGAAGACAAACGGTTTTACAGCCATTTTGGCATTGATCCGATCAGCCTCGCCAGGGCGTTTCTGGTCGACATCAAGCATCTCGGCTTTTCCCAGGGCGCCAGCACGATCACACAGCAGATGGCCCGGAACATGTTCCTAACCCTGGATAAAAAGGTCTCACGCAAGATGCGGGAAGCCATCCTGGCCTTGCGCATCGAATCTTCCTTCACCAAGGACGAGATCCTGGAGATCTATTTCAACAAGATCTTCTGGGGCGTGCAAAACCACGGCGTCGAGACCGCTTCCCTCTATTATTTCGACAAACACGCGCGGGACCTCAGCATTCCGGAAGCCGCCATGATCGTCGGGATGATCCAAAGGCCGAACTATTACGACCCCAACAAGCATCCGGAGCGGGCCCTGGGCCGGCGCGACTATGTTTTGGAGCGGCTGTACAAGGCCGGCAAGATCAGCGAAGCGGAATATACCGCGGCGCTTGCCACTCCCGTCAATTCCCAGCAGGGAAGCAGTTACAGCCGCTTCGCCTCGGACTATTTCATCGAGCACATCCGCCTCTATCTGGAGCATAAATACGGCACGGAAAAGCTCTTTGAAGGCGGACTCAAGATCTATACGACCATCGATTCGGAACTCTCCAGCGCCGCGGATTCCATCATGAACGCCTATCTGACCCGCAACGAGACCAACGGCCGCTACCCCAACCGCTTCTCGCAGGTGCCCAAAAACTCCCACGACATCGACACCAAATACATCCAGGGCTGCCTGCTCATGATCGACAACAAGAACGGGCACGTCCGCGCCATGATCGGCGGCAGGAGCTTTGCCCACAGCAAATACAACCGCATGACCCAGGCCAAGCGCCAGCCCGGATCCTCGATCAAACCTGTCTACTACACCGTGGCCGTGGAACAGGGCTATACACCGGCAACCGTCATCAACGACGCCCCGATCAGCTTCGGCAACTGGACCCCGCAGAACTACAACCGCTCCTATAACGGCCTGACCAGGATGCGCGTCGCCCTGCAGTGGTCCTACAACGTCTGGGCGGTCAAATGCGCCCAGGATATCGGTTTGAACTCACTTACCGACGCCTTCCAGCGCTTCGGGCTGAAGGTCCGGGCGGAAAACCTCACCGCCGCGCTCGGTTCGCATGAAGTGACGCCCATCGACATGGTCACCGGCTTCACCGCCTTTCCCAATGGCGGGATGCGGGTAACGCCCGTTTTCATCACCCGGGTGGAGGACGCCAAAGGCAAGATCCTGGAAAGGAACTCGACCCAAAAACACAAGGTCTGTTCCCCAGAAGTGGCCTACATCATGACCAGCATGCTGGAAACCGTCACCAATACTGGCACCGGAGGCGGATCCCGCAACGGCTATATCTGGCCCAACGCCGGCAAGACTGGCACCAGCCAAAACTACAACGATTCCTGGTTCATCGGCTTCAACAAAGCCTACACGATGGGAATCTGGACCGGTTTCGACAACAGCCGCACCCGGGCCGGAACCGCCCACGCGGCCAGCATCTGGGGCCCGATCATGACCAGGGCCATCAAGCTGGACAACAAAGGCCGGACCCCCGCAGCCGACGATCCGCGCTATTCCTTTTCCATGCCGCCCAAGATCGTGAAGCAGAACATCAATCCCAGAACAGGCTTTTCAGTAAGTTCCGGCGGCATCCCGGAGGTGTTCATCGAGGGAACGGAGCCTCCCGCGGTCGGCGATTCCCTGCAATACAACTTCTCTCCCACCAGCTACGGCTATCAGGACCTGTGA
- a CDS encoding Gx transporter family protein, with amino-acid sequence MTPAQPRPLVLLAFLTATACSIHIFESLIMRLLPLPFIRLGLSNIIVLYLILQRKPWQAVAVNLTKSVVGGAVTFTLLTPATLLSLCGGLAAILAMWAADRSRLGFSVFGVSVLGALAHNLTQLMLVQRVVLPGARVFVLTPILLFLGLFSGIVTAWILLAVQARFKLIGLEKYEKET; translated from the coding sequence ATGACCCCCGCTCAGCCCAGGCCACTCGTGCTGTTGGCTTTCCTCACCGCCACGGCCTGCAGCATCCACATTTTCGAAAGCCTGATCATGCGCCTGCTGCCTCTGCCATTCATCCGCCTGGGCCTTTCCAACATCATCGTGCTTTATCTCATCCTGCAAAGAAAGCCCTGGCAGGCGGTCGCGGTCAACCTCACCAAATCGGTCGTGGGCGGGGCGGTCACCTTCACCCTTTTAACCCCGGCCACCCTGCTCTCCCTCTGCGGGGGGCTTGCGGCCATTCTGGCGATGTGGGCCGCAGATCGCAGCAGGCTCGGCTTCAGCGTCTTTGGGGTGAGCGTCCTGGGGGCTTTGGCGCATAACCTCACCCAGTTGATGCTGGTCCAGAGGGTGGTTCTGCCGGGGGCGCGTGTTTTTGTGTTGACACCAATACTGCTGTTTTTAGGCTTGTTCAGCGGGATCGTCACCGCGTGGATTTTACTGGCGGTCCAGGCCAGGTTCAAACTGATCGGGTTGGAAAAATATGAAAAAGAAACATAA
- a CDS encoding ATP-binding cassette domain-containing protein: MIEVKNLHLSFAGAKVLEDISFRLESGENLIILGRSGAGKTVLIKAMLGLFQPDRGSVTVDGMDVYSRDRSKRDEIRQLFSMVFQNAALLDSFSVFQNVALPLYERRNLEYGEVLEKVRKSLAVVGLEDTLDKFPSELSGGMRKRVGIARALVYDPRYIIFDEPVSGLDPITASEVLYYITQIIRSVQATTITITHDIRNLRDIGDRVLFLDKGRALFFGTLDQMDNCPDPLLRQFMD; the protein is encoded by the coding sequence GTGATCGAAGTAAAGAACCTACACCTTAGCTTCGCCGGGGCCAAGGTCCTGGAGGACATCAGTTTCCGCCTCGAAAGCGGGGAAAACCTGATCATCCTCGGCCGCAGCGGGGCAGGCAAAACGGTCCTGATCAAGGCCATGCTGGGCCTCTTCCAACCGGACCGGGGCAGCGTGACGGTCGACGGGATGGATGTCTACAGCCGCGACCGCTCCAAGCGCGACGAGATCCGGCAGCTTTTCTCCATGGTCTTCCAGAACGCCGCCCTGCTCGATTCCTTTTCCGTGTTCCAGAATGTGGCCCTGCCCCTCTATGAGCGCCGCAACCTGGAGTACGGAGAGGTTTTGGAAAAAGTGCGCAAAAGCCTGGCTGTCGTGGGCTTGGAAGACACCCTGGATAAATTTCCCTCCGAACTCAGCGGCGGGATGCGCAAGCGGGTGGGCATCGCCCGGGCCCTGGTCTACGACCCCCGCTACATCATTTTCGACGAACCCGTTTCCGGCCTCGATCCCATCACCGCCAGCGAAGTTTTGTATTACATCACCCAGATCATCCGCTCCGTGCAAGCCACCACCATCACCATCACCCACGACATCCGCAATCTGCGCGACATCGGCGACCGGGTGCTCTTTCTGGACAAGGGCAGGGCTCTGTTCTTCGGCACTTTGGACCAGATGGACAACTGCCCCGATCCACTGCTCAGGCAGTTCATGGATTGA
- a CDS encoding VanZ family protein, whose protein sequence is MQDLKRKLTLTAPVVWLVLIWTVSSIPGKRMPSLKVISIDKLAHIGQYLVLGLLVNQALKSLRIRSGAVPWIYLALLLSAGFDEWHQRLIPHRSVSWWDFVANGIGLGIAFSFFWFSRDRSKEPTP, encoded by the coding sequence ATGCAGGACCTCAAAAGGAAACTGACCCTGACCGCGCCGGTCGTCTGGCTGGTCCTGATCTGGACCGTTTCCTCGATTCCCGGCAAAAGGATGCCTTCGCTAAAGGTCATCAGCATCGACAAGCTGGCCCATATCGGCCAATACCTGGTGCTGGGCCTGCTGGTGAACCAGGCGCTGAAATCGCTCAGGATCAGAAGCGGCGCCGTCCCCTGGATCTATCTGGCCCTGCTGCTGAGCGCCGGCTTTGACGAATGGCATCAGCGTCTGATCCCGCATAGGTCCGTGTCCTGGTGGGATTTCGTGGCCAACGGGATCGGCCTGGGCATCGCCTTTTCATTTTTCTGGTTCAGCCGTGATCGAAGTAAAGAACCTACACCTTAG